A genomic window from Vitis riparia cultivar Riparia Gloire de Montpellier isolate 1030 chromosome 16, EGFV_Vit.rip_1.0, whole genome shotgun sequence includes:
- the LOC117934225 gene encoding uncharacterized protein LOC117934225: MSGVARRVFVFQRQLNTLSHDGPTDTLKRKIAGMEKIRKRRDPKKDQFYVEVPESQKFLDTATWPMTIAAVGVAVIAKLFMMYDDSKSEEMVERKIKNAPAGQGTVRMLTREEWDAIQEVRPRTPFESKFSRHNARIRTGEPLHMEDVKDWTLDVLTDALTRVEESVKRGSN, from the exons ATGTCTGGGGTTGCCCGAAGAGTATTCGTATTTCAGAGACAATTAAACACTTTATCACATGATGGCCCTACTGACACTTTGAAGAGAAAGATAGCTGGTAtggaaaaaataagaaaaaggagAGACCCTAAAAAGGATCAGTTCTATGTAGAAGTTCCTGAATCACAAAAATTCCTTGACACAGCCACTTGGCCAATGACCATAGCTGCTGTTGGAGTTGCAGTCATTGCAAAGCTCTTCATGATG TACGATGACTCAAAATCTGAAGAGATGGTCGAGCGCAAAATAAAGAATGCTCCTGCTGGTCAAGGGACTGTAAGGATGCTGACTCGTGAGGAGTGGGATGCAATCCAAGAAGTGAGGCCAAGGACTCCTTTTGAATCTAAGTTTTCTCGTCATAACGCAAGAATCAGAACTGGAGAACCATTGCACATG GAAGATGTGAAGGATTGGACACTTGATGTGCTCACAGATGCTCTCACCCGTGTCGAAGAAAGTGTTAAACGTGGTTCCAACTGA